From the Pedobacter cryoconitis genome, one window contains:
- the fsa gene encoding fructose-6-phosphate aldolase, which produces MKFFIDTANLEQIKEAQDLGVLDGVTTNPSLMAKEGISGDQNVIDHYKAICAIVDGDVSAEVISTDFENIIKEGEALAKLDPKIVVKVPMIKDGVKAIKYFSSKGIRTNCTLIFSSGQALLAAKAGATYVSPFLGRLDDIGTDGLQLIEDIRLIFDNYGYETEILAASIRGPLHIINCAKLGADVMTGPLSAILGLLKHPLTDSGLATFLADHKKAAEAKA; this is translated from the coding sequence ATGAAATTTTTCATTGACACAGCTAATCTTGAGCAAATCAAAGAAGCACAAGATCTTGGTGTATTAGATGGTGTAACGACCAATCCGAGCCTTATGGCTAAAGAAGGTATTTCAGGCGATCAGAATGTTATCGATCATTACAAAGCAATTTGTGCGATCGTTGACGGAGATGTGAGTGCTGAAGTTATCTCTACAGATTTTGAAAATATTATTAAAGAAGGCGAAGCTTTAGCTAAACTTGATCCAAAGATCGTAGTTAAAGTTCCGATGATTAAAGACGGTGTTAAAGCCATCAAATATTTCTCGTCAAAAGGAATCAGAACGAACTGTACATTGATTTTCTCGTCAGGACAAGCTTTATTAGCTGCCAAAGCAGGTGCTACTTATGTATCTCCTTTCCTGGGTCGTTTAGATGACATAGGTACAGACGGTTTACAATTAATCGAAGACATTCGTTTAATTTTTGACAACTACGGTTATGAAACTGAAATTCTTGCAGCTTCTATCCGTGGACCATTACACATCATCAACTGTGCTAAATTAGGTGCAGACGTAATGACTGGCCCATTATCAGCTATTTTAGGTCTGTTAAAACACCCATTAACTGATAGCGGATTAGCTACATTCCTTGCTGATCACAAAAAAGCAGCTGAAGCTAAGGCTTAA
- a CDS encoding SMI1/KNR4 family protein, translating into MDEQIERIKGKLIQLKEFDSEFKQFGAENHKYVLNPPLTLDRIKQFEDEYQVSLPKEYIAFLTTLGDGGAGPFHGLNTLIDSRIMYFDNSEKAQHSYFELSKPFPYTDSWNVEKELAALDEKIEQAYEDGNEELEEQLLTKKSALINLPQNDYGRLNISDYGCGITISLIVNGEEKGNIWTDDRVNDGGIYPSVELENTGKISFLSWYELWLDNTIKESAI; encoded by the coding sequence ATGGACGAACAAATAGAAAGAATTAAAGGCAAACTGATTCAGTTAAAAGAATTTGATTCCGAATTTAAACAGTTTGGTGCCGAGAACCATAAATACGTATTAAATCCACCGCTTACACTTGATCGTATCAAACAATTTGAGGATGAGTATCAGGTAAGCCTGCCGAAAGAATACATTGCTTTCTTAACCACACTTGGAGATGGTGGAGCAGGCCCATTTCATGGCTTAAATACTTTAATAGACAGCCGGATTATGTATTTTGATAATTCAGAGAAAGCTCAGCATAGTTATTTTGAGCTTTCAAAGCCATTTCCCTATACCGATAGCTGGAACGTTGAAAAAGAGCTTGCCGCACTGGATGAAAAAATAGAGCAAGCTTATGAAGACGGAAATGAAGAATTAGAAGAACAACTGCTGACGAAAAAATCGGCACTTATTAACCTACCTCAGAATGATTATGGCAGATTAAATATTTCAGATTATGGATGTGGAATTACAATCAGCCTGATTGTCAATGGTGAAGAAAAAGGTAATATATGGACAGATGATCGTGTCAATGATGGCGGTATATATCCATCTGTAGAACTTGAAAATACAGGGAAAATCTCCTTTTTGAGTTGGTATGAACTATGGCTGGACAATACAATTAAAGAATCGGCGATATAA
- a CDS encoding WGR domain-containing protein, with amino-acid sequence MTRRFVNQDNNSNKFWNITTENKTQAITFGKVGTKGRELLKEFTTEAECEAETAKLIAQKTKSGYVELNDNADIPVKEELSEGEVADLFFWESIRKSNKYRNSNWEDYDPDEHIENLTELLSKSGKQRLILFEKCLQEKLHELYTAEIAELYVILDNDFKNENGVITFDDSISGDGFIYFRCWLLLKGKEFFEGLKTDLNTFLSPDFDFSIGGDWAEGLLYVADEAYSINHDNEDESEISDAVSELYPDVVHYDDFEEMNRETESGAGYHKRYPKLVEEIVAIRKPS; translated from the coding sequence ATGACCAGAAGATTTGTAAACCAGGACAATAACTCTAATAAATTTTGGAATATAACTACAGAAAATAAGACTCAAGCTATAACATTTGGTAAAGTAGGCACAAAAGGTCGTGAGTTACTCAAAGAATTTACCACAGAGGCAGAATGTGAGGCAGAAACGGCTAAACTAATCGCACAGAAAACCAAATCAGGTTATGTGGAGTTGAATGATAACGCTGATATTCCAGTTAAGGAAGAGCTTTCAGAAGGTGAAGTAGCAGATCTGTTTTTTTGGGAATCTATTCGGAAATCAAATAAATACAGAAACTCAAACTGGGAAGATTATGACCCTGACGAACATATAGAAAATCTGACAGAACTACTCTCTAAAAGCGGAAAACAGCGACTAATCTTATTTGAGAAGTGTTTGCAGGAAAAACTTCATGAACTCTATACCGCAGAAATTGCAGAGCTATATGTTATCCTGGATAACGATTTTAAAAATGAAAATGGTGTAATTACCTTTGATGATTCTATTTCTGGCGATGGATTTATTTACTTCAGATGCTGGTTGTTGTTAAAAGGGAAAGAGTTCTTCGAAGGATTAAAAACAGATCTTAATACATTTTTATCCCCAGATTTTGACTTTAGCATTGGTGGTGACTGGGCAGAAGGATTATTGTATGTAGCTGACGAAGCTTACAGTATCAATCACGATAATGAGGATGAATCTGAAATCAGTGATGCTGTTTCTGAATTATATCCTGATGTAGTTCATTATGATGATTTCGAAGAAATGAACAGAGAAACTGAAAGTGGTGCAGGATATCATAAGCGCTATCCTAAACTAGTTGAAGAAATAGTTGCTATCAGAAAACCATCATAG
- a CDS encoding alpha/beta fold hydrolase, producing MKNKTVYFISGLGADRRAFRKLIFPPDFELIHLEWISPHPNESLADYAARLALSIDTSVPFYLVGLSFGGMLATEIAKELNPVHTFLISSTTSFKGLPWYYRAAGKLRLQKLVPVSLLKKGNGIGLKLLGAKTPEEITLLKQLVTASDPYFMKWALTCILEWRNTERPVNLTHIHGTADNILPFRFTTKPDIIIKGGGHFMVYANATAIIKIITSKC from the coding sequence ATGAAGAATAAAACTGTATATTTTATCAGTGGTTTAGGAGCAGACAGACGTGCTTTCAGAAAGCTCATCTTTCCACCTGATTTTGAATTAATACATCTTGAGTGGATTTCCCCTCATCCCAATGAATCTTTGGCTGATTATGCAGCCAGACTTGCCCTGTCAATAGATACATCTGTACCATTTTATCTAGTCGGTTTATCCTTTGGCGGTATGCTGGCCACGGAAATTGCTAAAGAACTGAATCCTGTACATACTTTTCTGATTTCAAGTACCACTTCATTTAAAGGGCTGCCCTGGTACTACCGTGCAGCCGGAAAATTAAGATTACAGAAGTTAGTGCCAGTTAGTCTTTTGAAAAAGGGTAACGGTATAGGCCTTAAACTACTTGGGGCTAAAACACCGGAAGAAATCACTTTGCTCAAACAACTCGTTACAGCTAGTGATCCATACTTCATGAAATGGGCACTGACCTGTATCCTCGAATGGAGAAACACAGAGCGGCCAGTGAATCTGACCCATATTCATGGAACAGCAGATAACATTTTACCTTTTAGATTTACAACAAAACCTGATATTATAATTAAGGGTGGCGGGCATTTTATGGTTTACGCAAATGCCACAGCTATCATAAAGATTATAACCTCTAAATGTTAA
- a CDS encoding D-glycero-alpha-D-manno-heptose-1,7-bisphosphate 7-phosphatase, protein MNKAIFLDRDGVLNHERNDYICRVEDFEVLEYQIPPLKKFFDEGYLLVIITNQGGIALQRYTEDTLAEMHEILFNKFEEHGAEIIHAYYCPHHPTVNGECECRKPKSGMLLEAIAEYNIDPALSVMIGDKPRDVEAANGAGVKGILIAPDEQIDYDKVKAVLEGE, encoded by the coding sequence ATGAATAAAGCAATTTTTTTAGACCGTGATGGGGTCCTTAATCATGAGCGGAATGATTACATCTGCCGGGTAGAAGATTTTGAAGTACTGGAATATCAGATTCCTCCTTTAAAAAAATTCTTTGACGAAGGCTATCTTTTGGTAATTATTACCAACCAGGGAGGAATTGCCCTGCAACGTTATACGGAAGATACATTGGCTGAGATGCACGAAATACTGTTCAATAAGTTTGAAGAACACGGTGCCGAGATTATTCATGCTTACTACTGCCCGCATCACCCGACTGTAAATGGTGAATGTGAATGCCGCAAGCCTAAATCCGGAATGCTGCTTGAAGCCATTGCAGAATATAATATTGATCCTGCATTGTCAGTAATGATTGGTGATAAACCAAGAGATGTAGAAGCTGCAAATGGAGCAGGAGTGAAGGGTATCCTGATCGCACCTGATGAGCAGATTGATTATGATAAAGTAAAAGCAGTTCTGGAAGGGGAATAG
- the gltB gene encoding glutamate synthase large subunit yields the protein MEQIEENQGLYNSSFEHDACGIGFVAHVKGRKSQQIISDAITILENLDHRGACGAEINTGDGAGIMIQVPHEFLYDECLKIGFSLNQSGDYGVGMLFLPKDVRAREECREVIYRAAEKLNLEVLGFRKVNTNTEGIGDMALSVEPEMEQVFVARPDQIAAGADFERKLYVFKNYLTKTILNTVKGIKADFYIASFSSRTIVYKGQLTSMQVRTYFTELSDKRVVSAFGLVHSRFATNTFPSWRLAQPFRYIAHNGEINTLQGNLNWFRASVKSFASSYFTAEELNILLPVIDETQSDSGCLDNIIELLLHAGRSLPHVLMMLIPEAWDGNDDMDELKQAFYKFHATLMEPWDGPAAIAFTDGNLIGATLDRNGLRPSRYAITKDDRVIMASESGVLALDQSQIIEKGRLTPGKMFVVDMEQGRIISDDEIKTEVCSRRPYADWLNQYQIRLEELSDPRVVFTGLSQESIFKYHQVFGYSREDIDLILKPMAIEAKEPIGSMGTDIPLAVLSQKPQHLSSYFKQLFAQVTNPPIDPIREKVVMSLAGFMGNNGNLLEEHAMQCHCVGIKHPILTNLELEKVRSIDTGVFQSKTLQTYFRADGKPGSLAKGLERLCRYAVDAVEDGFQVIVLSDRALDSEHAAIPSLMAVSAVHHHLIRKGHRGAVGIVVEAGDVWEVHHFACLIGFGATAVNPYLALETISDFDKESGLKPEKLIQNYIYAVNSGLLKIFSKMGISTLQSYHGAQIFEILGIHKSVVDSYFSGAVSRIGGLGLDDIAKEALIKHGRVFGKSTRPDMLLPTGGNYKWRRKGEQHLFNPQTIHLLQNATRKNDYNVYKQYSKLVNEQTKQAYTIRGLFEFNYNRAPVSLTEVEPVEAILKRFATGAMSFGSISHEAHSTLAIAMNRIGGKSNTGEGGEDELRYEILPNGDSMRSAIKQIASARFGVTSNYLTNADELQIKMAQGAKPGEGGQLPGHKVDDWIAKVRHATPGVGLISPPPHHDIYSIEDLAQLIFDLKNANRAARINVKLVSKAGVGTIAAGVAKAHADVILVSGFDGGTGASPLTSIQHAGLPWELGLAEAHQTLVKNRLRSRVVLQTDGQLKTGKDIAIAALLGAEEWGVATAALVTSGCIMMRKCHLNTCPVGVATQDPDLRKLFTGDPDHVVNLFHFLAEELRETMAELGFRTVEEMVGQADALSLRAIDDADWKLKNLDLSAILYKAPDNGLSLFNTESQDHGISNVLDHELIAASQPALLNKEPIFKEFEVKNTDRALGTMLSNEVSKIYKGVGLPPDTINFKFHGSAGQSFGAFAARGISLELEGEGNDYVGKGLSGARLSIYPFREVTYVPEQNIIIGNVALYGATSGELFVRGLAGERFAVRNSGATAVVEGLGDHGCEYMTGGEVLVLGNTGSNFAAGMSGGVAWIYDVNGDFPNKCNKEMVDLDPLNEEDELRINSLLKKHIQLTKSKLAEFILSDWTTQSAHFVKVFPKEYKAVLLKRSNKVKTS from the coding sequence ATGGAACAAATAGAAGAAAATCAGGGCTTATACAATTCAAGCTTTGAGCATGATGCTTGCGGTATTGGTTTTGTTGCCCACGTAAAAGGAAGGAAGTCACAACAAATAATTTCAGATGCTATTACAATCTTAGAGAATCTTGACCATCGGGGGGCTTGTGGGGCTGAAATTAACACTGGTGATGGTGCCGGGATTATGATACAGGTTCCACATGAGTTTTTATATGACGAGTGCCTTAAAATTGGGTTTAGCCTGAATCAATCTGGTGACTATGGTGTTGGGATGTTATTTCTCCCAAAGGATGTGAGAGCGCGCGAAGAATGCCGGGAAGTGATTTACCGCGCTGCTGAAAAATTAAACCTGGAAGTATTAGGGTTTAGAAAAGTAAATACCAATACAGAAGGTATTGGAGATATGGCTTTATCTGTAGAGCCTGAAATGGAGCAAGTATTTGTAGCGAGACCTGACCAGATCGCTGCCGGTGCTGACTTTGAACGTAAACTATATGTATTCAAAAATTACCTGACTAAAACTATTCTGAATACAGTTAAAGGAATTAAAGCAGATTTTTATATCGCTTCTTTTTCTTCTCGTACTATAGTTTACAAGGGTCAGCTGACTTCCATGCAGGTACGCACTTATTTTACAGAGTTAAGCGATAAAAGAGTTGTTTCTGCGTTTGGATTAGTCCATTCAAGATTTGCAACAAATACTTTTCCCTCGTGGAGACTGGCACAGCCTTTCCGTTACATTGCCCACAATGGCGAAATCAACACCTTACAAGGCAATTTAAACTGGTTCCGTGCCAGCGTAAAATCTTTTGCCTCCAGTTACTTTACTGCCGAAGAATTAAACATTCTGTTACCGGTAATTGATGAAACGCAATCTGATTCTGGCTGTCTGGATAATATTATAGAGTTATTACTGCATGCGGGCCGTTCTCTGCCACATGTATTGATGATGCTGATACCTGAGGCATGGGATGGCAATGATGACATGGATGAGCTTAAACAAGCTTTCTATAAGTTCCACGCGACTTTAATGGAGCCTTGGGACGGACCTGCGGCTATTGCTTTTACGGACGGTAATTTAATTGGTGCAACTTTAGACAGAAACGGATTAAGGCCTTCGAGATATGCGATCACTAAAGATGACCGCGTAATTATGGCTTCTGAGTCTGGCGTATTAGCTTTAGATCAAAGTCAGATTATTGAAAAAGGAAGGTTGACACCAGGAAAAATGTTCGTGGTAGATATGGAGCAGGGCAGAATTATCAGTGATGATGAAATCAAAACTGAAGTTTGCAGCCGTCGTCCTTATGCGGACTGGTTAAATCAATACCAGATCCGTCTGGAAGAGTTGTCTGATCCAAGAGTGGTGTTTACAGGCTTATCTCAGGAATCTATATTTAAATATCACCAGGTATTTGGCTATAGCAGGGAAGATATAGATCTGATCTTAAAACCAATGGCTATTGAGGCGAAAGAACCAATAGGATCTATGGGGACTGATATTCCTCTGGCTGTTTTATCACAGAAACCTCAACATCTGTCTTCTTATTTTAAACAGCTTTTTGCACAGGTGACAAATCCGCCAATTGACCCGATCAGGGAAAAGGTAGTGATGAGTCTTGCCGGGTTTATGGGTAACAACGGTAATTTACTAGAAGAACATGCCATGCAATGTCATTGTGTGGGTATTAAACATCCGATATTAACTAACCTGGAGTTAGAGAAAGTAAGAAGTATTGATACCGGTGTATTCCAGTCTAAAACATTACAAACTTATTTCAGAGCTGATGGTAAACCGGGATCTCTGGCTAAAGGTTTAGAGCGTTTATGTCGTTATGCGGTTGATGCAGTTGAAGATGGTTTCCAGGTGATTGTGTTATCTGATCGTGCATTGGATTCAGAACATGCTGCAATTCCTTCTCTGATGGCCGTATCTGCGGTGCATCACCATTTAATTCGTAAGGGTCATCGTGGAGCTGTAGGAATTGTTGTTGAGGCTGGGGATGTATGGGAGGTTCACCATTTTGCCTGCTTAATTGGCTTTGGTGCTACTGCTGTCAATCCTTATCTGGCTTTAGAGACTATTTCAGACTTTGACAAGGAGAGTGGTCTTAAACCAGAAAAATTAATTCAGAATTATATATATGCTGTAAACAGTGGTTTATTGAAGATCTTCTCAAAAATGGGAATCTCAACATTACAATCATACCATGGTGCACAGATATTTGAAATATTAGGTATCCACAAAAGCGTAGTAGATAGTTATTTCAGCGGCGCAGTATCAAGAATCGGCGGATTAGGATTGGATGATATCGCCAAAGAGGCTTTAATTAAACACGGCCGTGTATTTGGTAAATCTACGCGTCCCGATATGTTGCTGCCTACTGGTGGAAATTATAAATGGAGAAGAAAAGGTGAACAGCATTTGTTTAATCCACAAACGATCCATTTGTTACAGAATGCAACCCGTAAAAATGATTATAATGTTTATAAGCAATATAGTAAGCTGGTTAATGAGCAAACTAAACAGGCTTACACAATCCGCGGTTTATTCGAATTCAATTACAACCGTGCACCTGTTTCATTGACGGAGGTTGAACCTGTTGAAGCTATATTAAAACGTTTTGCTACAGGAGCGATGTCTTTCGGGTCTATTTCCCATGAAGCACACTCTACTTTAGCGATTGCAATGAACCGTATTGGCGGAAAAAGTAATACTGGTGAAGGTGGTGAAGATGAATTAAGATATGAAATCCTGCCAAATGGGGACTCTATGCGTTCTGCGATTAAACAGATTGCTTCGGCAAGGTTTGGGGTAACGAGTAATTATCTGACTAACGCAGATGAGTTACAGATTAAAATGGCCCAGGGAGCGAAACCTGGTGAAGGTGGACAGTTACCTGGACATAAGGTAGATGACTGGATTGCAAAAGTCCGTCACGCAACACCGGGTGTAGGCTTGATTTCTCCGCCTCCACACCATGATATCTACTCTATTGAGGATTTAGCACAATTAATTTTTGACCTTAAGAATGCCAACAGAGCAGCAAGGATCAATGTTAAATTGGTCTCTAAAGCTGGTGTAGGTACAATTGCAGCTGGTGTAGCGAAAGCACATGCTGATGTGATCCTGGTTTCTGGTTTTGATGGTGGAACAGGGGCATCGCCGCTTACTTCTATACAACATGCTGGTTTACCATGGGAATTGGGACTTGCTGAGGCGCATCAGACTTTGGTTAAAAACCGTTTACGCAGCAGGGTCGTTTTACAAACTGACGGTCAGTTAAAAACGGGTAAGGATATTGCGATAGCGGCTTTATTAGGTGCTGAAGAATGGGGGGTAGCTACAGCTGCTTTAGTAACTTCAGGTTGTATCATGATGAGAAAGTGTCATTTAAATACTTGTCCGGTTGGAGTGGCAACACAAGATCCTGATTTGAGAAAGTTGTTTACTGGTGATCCTGATCATGTGGTTAATCTTTTTCACTTCCTGGCTGAAGAACTTCGGGAAACAATGGCTGAATTAGGTTTCAGAACTGTTGAAGAAATGGTTGGCCAGGCAGATGCTTTGAGTTTACGTGCAATTGATGATGCAGACTGGAAATTGAAAAATCTTGATCTTTCTGCAATTTTATATAAAGCACCTGATAATGGTTTGAGTTTATTCAATACTGAATCACAGGATCATGGAATCAGCAATGTGCTGGATCATGAACTGATTGCGGCTTCGCAGCCTGCTTTATTGAATAAAGAACCTATTTTCAAAGAATTTGAGGTTAAAAATACAGACCGTGCGTTGGGTACTATGTTATCAAACGAAGTGTCTAAAATCTATAAAGGAGTAGGCTTACCTCCTGATACGATCAACTTCAAATTCCATGGTTCTGCGGGACAAAGTTTTGGCGCTTTTGCGGCAAGAGGAATCTCACTTGAATTAGAAGGTGAAGGAAATGACTATGTAGGTAAGGGATTATCCGGAGCACGTTTATCAATCTATCCGTTCCGCGAGGTAACCTATGTACCGGAACAGAATATCATTATTGGTAATGTGGCCTTATATGGTGCTACTTCGGGTGAATTGTTTGTAAGAGGGCTGGCAGGTGAGCGTTTTGCAGTTAGAAACTCTGGTGCTACAGCTGTAGTGGAAGGTTTAGGAGATCATGGTTGTGAGTATATGACGGGTGGTGAAGTACTTGTTCTGGGAAATACAGGCAGCAATTTTGCAGCTGGTATGAGCGGAGGAGTAGCTTGGATTTATGATGTGAATGGCGATTTCCCTAATAAATGCAATAAGGAAATGGTAGATCTTGATCCTTTAAATGAGGAAGATGAATTACGGATCAACAGTTTACTAAAAAAACATATCCAGTTGACAAAAAGTAAATTAGCTGAATTCATATTAAGTGATTGGACAACACAGTCTGCACATTTTGTTAAAGTATTCCCTAAAGAATACAAAGCGGTTTTATTAAAAAGAAGTAATAAAGTTAAGACATCATAA
- a CDS encoding glutamate synthase subunit beta: MGKVTGFLEYERTAPVKQDAKERLKHYNEFVVAFEQDQVKQEAARCMDCGVPFCQSGCPLGNVIPEFNEAVYKAEWEVAANILLSTNNFPEFTGRICPAPCESACVLGINKSPVSIEDIEKHIIEIAFNKGYIKAEPPLIRSGKKVAVIGSGPAGLAAAAQLNKAGHEVVVYERDDTPGGLLNYGIPDFKLQKDVVARRISLMEKEGIEFKCNANVGVNVELNTLLREYQSIVLAGGSTIPRDLNVTGRAAKGVHYAMDFLKQQNKRVRNFSIDEEQILATGKDVIVIGGGDTGSDCIGTSNRQGAKSVTQFEIMPMPAQSRTENMPWPSYPMLLKVTSSHEEGCSRAWGVNTKAFIADENGALKALQVVDVEWEIDAVGRPVNFKEIEGTVRELPCQLVLLAMGFLYPQKEGLLEKLGVELDNRGNVKAEEGKYQTNIAKIFAAGDMRRGQSLVVWAISEGREAARKVDEYLMGSSRLPTKDGIPYA, encoded by the coding sequence ATGGGAAAAGTAACCGGATTTTTAGAGTATGAGAGAACTGCTCCTGTAAAGCAAGATGCAAAAGAGCGTTTAAAACATTATAATGAATTTGTTGTCGCGTTTGAGCAGGATCAGGTCAAACAAGAAGCTGCACGTTGTATGGATTGTGGGGTACCATTTTGTCAGTCGGGTTGTCCGCTGGGAAATGTAATACCTGAGTTTAACGAAGCGGTATATAAAGCGGAGTGGGAGGTGGCAGCCAATATTTTACTGAGCACCAATAACTTTCCCGAGTTTACAGGTAGGATTTGCCCTGCGCCTTGTGAGTCTGCTTGTGTATTGGGAATCAACAAATCTCCTGTTTCTATTGAAGACATAGAAAAACATATTATTGAAATTGCCTTCAATAAGGGATATATTAAAGCAGAACCACCATTGATCCGTAGCGGTAAAAAAGTAGCGGTAATTGGTTCTGGCCCTGCTGGGTTAGCGGCGGCTGCCCAACTAAATAAAGCTGGGCATGAAGTGGTAGTTTATGAGCGTGACGATACACCAGGCGGATTACTAAACTATGGTATTCCTGATTTTAAATTGCAGAAAGATGTAGTGGCCAGAAGGATCAGCCTGATGGAAAAAGAAGGAATTGAGTTCAAGTGTAATGCTAATGTTGGTGTTAATGTTGAACTGAATACCTTATTGCGAGAGTATCAGTCAATTGTTCTGGCTGGCGGTTCTACGATTCCACGTGATTTAAACGTAACTGGAAGAGCAGCTAAAGGGGTACATTATGCAATGGATTTCTTAAAACAGCAAAATAAAAGAGTTCGTAATTTCAGTATTGATGAGGAACAAATCCTGGCTACCGGAAAAGATGTTATCGTAATTGGTGGAGGTGATACAGGATCTGATTGTATCGGAACTTCAAACCGTCAGGGGGCAAAGTCTGTAACTCAGTTTGAGATTATGCCTATGCCTGCTCAAAGCCGTACCGAGAATATGCCATGGCCTTCTTATCCAATGTTATTGAAAGTAACCAGTTCTCATGAGGAAGGTTGCAGCAGAGCATGGGGTGTAAATACAAAGGCTTTTATTGCGGATGAAAATGGCGCACTTAAGGCTTTGCAGGTTGTGGATGTGGAATGGGAAATTGATGCAGTTGGACGTCCTGTGAATTTTAAAGAAATTGAAGGCACGGTACGTGAATTACCTTGTCAGCTGGTATTGCTTGCCATGGGATTCTTATATCCTCAGAAAGAGGGACTTCTGGAGAAATTAGGAGTTGAATTGGATAACAGAGGAAATGTAAAAGCCGAAGAAGGTAAATATCAAACTAATATCGCCAAGATTTTTGCAGCAGGAGATATGAGAAGAGGACAATCATTAGTAGTTTGGGCAATATCCGAAGGTAGAGAAGCGGCGAGAAAAGTCGATGAATATCTGATGGGATCCAGCAGACTACCTACTAAGGATGGTATTCCTTACGCATAA
- a CDS encoding RNA methyltransferase: protein MQKLKTAELNRVGIEEFKEQDKLPVVVILDNVRSMNNVGSAFRTADGFAIEKMILCGITAQPPHREIEKTAIGATQSVAWVHYEETLDAIKDLRADGYEIIAIEQAVDSIMLNTFKPDQAKKYALIFGNEVNGVSDDVMGQIDKCIEIPQFGTKHSFNIVISAGIVLWDFYAKLRL from the coding sequence ATGCAGAAATTAAAGACAGCTGAATTAAACCGTGTAGGTATAGAGGAATTTAAAGAACAGGATAAACTACCGGTAGTTGTGATACTGGATAACGTGCGCAGCATGAATAATGTGGGGTCTGCTTTCAGAACAGCAGATGGTTTTGCTATAGAGAAAATGATTCTTTGTGGTATCACTGCACAGCCTCCGCATCGTGAAATTGAGAAAACTGCCATTGGCGCAACACAATCTGTAGCTTGGGTACATTACGAAGAAACGCTGGATGCAATTAAAGATTTACGCGCAGATGGATATGAAATTATAGCTATTGAACAAGCCGTAGACAGCATTATGCTGAATACTTTTAAACCAGATCAAGCAAAAAAATACGCTCTGATCTTTGGTAATGAGGTTAATGGGGTGAGTGATGATGTAATGGGGCAAATTGATAAATGTATTGAAATACCGCAGTTTGGTACTAAACATTCTTTTAACATCGTAATTTCTGCGGGAATAGTGTTGTGGGATTTCTATGCTAAGTTAAGATTGTAA
- a CDS encoding SMI1/KNR4 family protein, with amino-acid sequence MKESEIKTIWAVPKYLPYVQPELTNEILSDAEKQLGYKLPKAYIELLKIQNGGYTRFTLSGDTGQLFGIGPQFPSIIANSLADYTGTVSYELHGLIPFDGDGHWYICFDYRSGSADPEITFIDLECDEEEVIADSFNAYLGLLEIDVNNVYVIDTESVIEETLKEISKITNIEFEKPDFYNYGYADYKGGYKDGLIWVSPNQVPDSFIREEDENYEQLKPAVVTTSLRYPELSESCLLISFSDNNIRKEFIKVLTDSSIKLQELEDLLDFD; translated from the coding sequence ATGAAAGAAAGTGAAATAAAAACAATCTGGGCGGTACCCAAATACTTACCTTATGTTCAACCAGAGTTAACAAACGAGATTTTATCTGATGCTGAAAAACAACTAGGGTACAAGCTTCCTAAAGCTTACATTGAATTACTAAAGATTCAAAACGGTGGGTATACACGTTTTACATTGAGCGGAGATACCGGACAGCTCTTTGGAATAGGCCCTCAATTTCCTTCGATAATAGCTAACAGTCTTGCAGACTATACAGGTACAGTGAGTTATGAACTCCATGGACTTATCCCATTTGATGGCGACGGACATTGGTACATTTGTTTTGATTATAGAAGCGGTAGCGCTGATCCTGAAATTACTTTTATTGATCTGGAATGTGACGAGGAAGAAGTCATTGCTGACAGTTTTAATGCGTATCTTGGTTTACTTGAAATAGATGTAAACAATGTGTATGTAATTGATACAGAATCAGTAATAGAGGAAACTTTAAAAGAGATTTCAAAGATTACAAATATTGAATTTGAGAAACCTGATTTCTATAATTATGGATATGCAGATTACAAAGGTGGGTATAAAGATGGCCTTATCTGGGTAAGCCCTAATCAGGTACCTGATAGTTTTATTCGGGAAGAAGATGAAAATTATGAACAATTAAAACCTGCTGTTGTGACTACTTCTTTAAGATACCCTGAACTATCAGAAAGTTGTTTATTGATCAGTTTTTCTGATAATAATATCAGAAAAGAGTTTATTAAAGTATTAACAGATAGTTCGATTAAGCTACAGGAGTTAGAGGATTTATTGGATTTTGATTAA